The sequence GGCTGGTGAGAAAGCTGGCGGCCGCGCCAAGGGTGGAGGCCGCGGTGACAAGGGGAACGGCTATCCAGAAGCCATAGATTGCACCCGCGCCGACAGTCAGGAAGGAGGCGGGGAGAAAAAGAAACGAGGTGCCGCTGAAGAGCACGACAAACCAGACTGCGCCGACCCATCCGCTATGGCGGATCCACTCCAGCGAATGCGCCAGAAAATCGGCGTAACTACCTTCCATTCAGTGTCGTTGGGTTTAAGGGCGAGCGTCTATGTATCTCGGAAACGGGAGATCAGGGCAAAGAAAAAGGCGGACAGCGTGAACTGTCCGCCTTTTCAACGGGAGGTATCGGAAGACGACCTTATTCCGTCTTCTCGGACGAATCCTCAGCCTTCTCCGTGGCCTTGGCCTTGGAAGCGGGCTTTTTCGTGGCTTTCGCCTTCGCTGGCTTCGTCTCGGGTGTCGCAGTTACGGGAGCTTCCTCCGCGGCAACTGCAAGGTCTACCCACTCGATGTAAGCCATCGGAGCGGAGTCGCTCGGGCGGGGCCCAAGCTTGATGATGCGGGTGTAGCCGCCGTTGCGGGTGGCGCTGCGGGGCCCGAGCTCGGTGAACAGCTTGCTGACCGCCTTGACGGTGCGGGTGCTGTTGTTGTGGAGCAGGGCGAGGGCGCGGCGGCGGGCGTGCAGATTGTTACGCTTGGCGAGCGTGATCATCTTCTCCGCGAGCGGCTTGACGGCCTTGGCCTTGGCCAGGGTCGTCTTGATGCGACCGTGCTCGATGAGGCTGCAGGCCTGGTTGGCGAGCAGCGCGTTGCGGTGCTCGGCGGTGCGGCCGAGTTTGACAGTTTTCTTTTGGTGGCGCATGGCTGGTTACTTGATCTCGCCGACGGGGTCGACGAGGCCGGATTCGAATTTCATGCCGAGGCCCAAACCGAGTTGCTGGAGCTTGTCCTTGATCTCGTTGAGCGACTTTTTGCCGAAGTTGCGGTACTTCAGCATTTCGGCCTCCGTCTTCATGGCCAACTGGCCGACGGTGGTGATATTGGCGTTGTTGAGGCAGTTCGCAGCGCGAACGGAGAGCTCGATCTCGTTGACGCTCATGTTGAGCAGCTTCTTGAGTCGGGTGTTCTCCTGGCTGACTTCCTCCGGGGTTTCGTCAAACTCGACCTTGGTGTCGTCGTAACCGACGAACACGTCGAGGTGATGGCGAAGAATGGCCGAGGCCTGGAGGAGCGCTTCGTCAGGCGTGATGCGGCCGTCCGTCCAGATGTCGAGGATGAGCTTGTCGTAGTCCGTACGCTGACCCACACGGGTGTTTTCCACGGCGTACTTGACGCGGGTGACAGGCGAGAAGATCGAGTCGATGGCGATGACGCCGATCGGCTGGTCCGAGGACTTGTTCTCGTCGCCGGTGGCGAAGCCGCGACCGACCTTGACTTCGAATTCCGCCTCGAACTTCTGCTTCTTGTCGAGGGTGGCGATGTGCTGGTCGGGATTGACGACCTCGATGCCCTGCACGAGCTGGAGGTCGGCGGCTGTGATGGCGCCTTCCTTGGTGACCGAAAGGGTCACGGTGCGGGTCTCATGGTCGGGGGCCTTGAACTTGACCTTCTTGAGGTTGAGAATGATGTCGACGACGTCTTCCACCACGCCCGGGAGGCTGGTGAATTCGTGCGAAGCTCCCTCGATGCGGACCGAGGTGATGGCGGCGCCTTCCAGCGAGGAGAGGAGCACGCGGCGGAGCGAGTTGCCGAGCGTGTGGCCGTAACCGGCTTCGAAGGGTTCCGCGATGAACTTCGCGTACGTGTCTGTCGCCGTTGCCTCATCTTTGGTGAGGCTCTTGGGCATTTCGAATCGTCCGAGACGAATTGGCATGGGTACTTAATGATTTCGCCGGGTTTCCCTGTGCGCTAGTGGCAGATCATCGAAGATGCCTGCCGCAGGACCAACGGCGCGTTATTTCAGCGCAAGGGTGGACACGCTAGTCGCACCCTGCGCGAAAGCAAGGAGAAAATACCGGGAATTGTGGCGACCGAGGTTACTTCAAGCGGGCGTCGGCGTCGGCCTTGAGGGTCTCCCACAGGCTCTGGATGGACGCGGCGACCTTGGTCTTGATCGCGGCAAGCTCCTCGGCGGTAAAGGTTTGACCTTCGGCAGGCTTCTGCGCGGCGAACATGTAGTACTTGATCTTGGGCTCGGTGCCGGACGGACGCACCGCGATGCGGCGGTTGTCGGCGAGCGTGATCATGAGCATGGCCTCGGCGGGGATGCGGACGCCCTCGCTGTCGTAGATTTCCTCCGTGGCGAAGTTCTGCACGGAAACCACTGCGGCTCCGTCGAGGGTGGTCGGCGGGTTGGCGGCGTAGGAGTCGACGAGCTTCTTGATCTGGGCGGCGCCTTCCGCACCTTCCATCGTGAGGGATTCGCCACGCTCGAGGTAATAGCCGTACTCGCGGTAGATATTGTCGAGGAGGCCGACGAGGGTGAGACCCTGCGACTTCGCATAGGCGGCGACCTCGGCGATCATCACGGCGGCGGAGTTGCCGTCCTTGTCGCGGACGAAGTCGGACCCGCTGTAGCCGTAGCTTTCCTCGCCGCCGAAAACGTAGAGCGAGGAGTATTTGATGCGGAGGTCTCGGGTGGCGTCCTCGGAGAGCTGGCGGTATTCCTGGCGGAGCTCGGCGGGAATCTGTTCCTCGTACTTGCCGAGCTTCTCGCCGATGTACTTGAACCCGGTGAGCGTCTCGACGGTACGGAGGCCGAATTTCTCGGCGATCGCCTTTTGCAAGTCCGTGGTGACGAAGGTCTTGATGATGACGCCGCGCGAGGCGTTTTCCTTGGTCAGGATGCCGAGGGCAAAGTGCTGCGAGGCGCGATACCACGCCATGAGCGAGCCGATCTGGTTGCCGGTGAGGAGGACCATCTTGCCTTCGTCATTGCGGACTGCGATGCCCATGCGGTCGTCGTCGGGATCGGTCGCGATGACGAGATCGGAGCCGGTTTCCTCGGCGAGCTTCACCGCGAGGCTGAGGGCTTCGGCGTTCTCGGGGTTGGGCGACTTGACGGTCGGGAAGCGGCCATCCGGCACCTCCTGCGACTCGACGGTGAGAAACTGGAAGCCGAGGCGCTGGAGCATCGGCTTGATGATGACGCCGCCCACGCCGTGCAGCGGGGTGTAGACCACCTTGAGGGAATTCTCCTTGCGGATGAGCTCGGGATTGAGCGGGAGTTTCTCGAGGCGGGCCATGTAGGCCTCATCGACTTCCTCGCCCATCGGAATGACCTTGCCCTGCT comes from Terrimicrobium sacchariphilum and encodes:
- the rplQ gene encoding 50S ribosomal protein L17, with translation MRHQKKTVKLGRTAEHRNALLANQACSLIEHGRIKTTLAKAKAVKPLAEKMITLAKRNNLHARRRALALLHNNSTRTVKAVSKLFTELGPRSATRNGGYTRIIKLGPRPSDSAPMAYIEWVDLAVAAEEAPVTATPETKPAKAKATKKPASKAKATEKAEDSSEKTE
- a CDS encoding DNA-directed RNA polymerase subunit alpha, with the protein product MPIRLGRFEMPKSLTKDEATATDTYAKFIAEPFEAGYGHTLGNSLRRVLLSSLEGAAITSVRIEGASHEFTSLPGVVEDVVDIILNLKKVKFKAPDHETRTVTLSVTKEGAITAADLQLVQGIEVVNPDQHIATLDKKQKFEAEFEVKVGRGFATGDENKSSDQPIGVIAIDSIFSPVTRVKYAVENTRVGQRTDYDKLILDIWTDGRITPDEALLQASAILRHHLDVFVGYDDTKVEFDETPEEVSQENTRLKKLLNMSVNEIELSVRAANCLNNANITTVGQLAMKTEAEMLKYRNFGKKSLNEIKDKLQQLGLGLGMKFESGLVDPVGEIK
- a CDS encoding phospho-sugar mutase, whose product is MSELTTTIAAAAAAGKILESSAQNIQALLSKSTSPLDQAVIQELVDTENWKELDNRFFRTLAFGTGGLRGKTIGATLTKAEAGSPQPLDRPEFPCVGTNAMNYYNISRATQGLVAYVKEHFARSGREGKPSICISHDTRYFSREFAELAAKVMVENGVDAYLFEGPRSTPELSFAVRYTNSQAGINITASHNPPQYNGYKVYFEDGCQVTEPHASAIIDKVNAVESDNYAPVPAAEQGKVIPMGEEVDEAYMARLEKLPLNPELIRKENSLKVVYTPLHGVGGVIIKPMLQRLGFQFLTVESQEVPDGRFPTVKSPNPENAEALSLAVKLAEETGSDLVIATDPDDDRMGIAVRNDEGKMVLLTGNQIGSLMAWYRASQHFALGILTKENASRGVIIKTFVTTDLQKAIAEKFGLRTVETLTGFKYIGEKLGKYEEQIPAELRQEYRQLSEDATRDLRIKYSSLYVFGGEESYGYSGSDFVRDKDGNSAAVMIAEVAAYAKSQGLTLVGLLDNIYREYGYYLERGESLTMEGAEGAAQIKKLVDSYAANPPTTLDGAAVVSVQNFATEEIYDSEGVRIPAEAMLMITLADNRRIAVRPSGTEPKIKYYMFAAQKPAEGQTFTAEELAAIKTKVAASIQSLWETLKADADARLK